Proteins co-encoded in one Oxyura jamaicensis isolate SHBP4307 breed ruddy duck chromosome 7, BPBGC_Ojam_1.0, whole genome shotgun sequence genomic window:
- the FTCD gene encoding formimidoyltransferase-cyclodeaminase isoform X1 — MQLMRNPGAGQRQPAGCWERCCFPAGLQQPEKPTHLRSRAWGHGVQADPRTMAKMVECVPNFSEGCSKEVIEALGQAISRTPGCVLLDVDAGASTNRTVYTFVGTPEAVVEGALSAARVAGQLIDMSQHTGEHPRMGALDVCPFVPVMNVSMEECVACAHVFGQRLSEELGVPVYLYGEAAREESRRTLPAIRAGEYEALPEKLTKPEWAPDFGPPTFVPRWGATVTGARTFLIAYNINLLCTKELAHRIALNIREQGRGSNQPGRLKKVQGIGWYLEEENIAQVSTNLLDFETTPLHAVYEEVCRDAEALNLPVVGSQLVGLVPKKAMLDTAEFYIKKEKLFILEEEHKIKLVVSRLGLDSLSPFNPRERIIEYLVQAGEDNRGLVAKPLGAFVRAVGGRTAAPGGGSVAAAAAALGAALGCMVGLMSYGKRQFEELDPIMRKLIPPFHQAMDELVAMVDADSQAFSSYMEAMKLPKNTPEERERRGAAMQQGLKTAVKVPCTLAEKVNRLWPPLKELAHHCNLACKSDIQVGAKMLEAAVFGAYFNVMINLKDITDEKFKLAMSQKVSGLLEEAKQGLALVLALLEKRVA; from the exons ATGCAGTTAATGAGAAACCCTGGTGCTGGGCAGAGGCAAccggctgggtgctgggaacgctgctgcttcccagcaggaCTGCAACAGCCGGAAAAACCCACACATTTGAGGAGCCGAGCCTGGGGCCACGGGGTTCAGGCAGACCCGAGGACCATGGCCAAGATGGTGGAGTGCGTCCCCAACTTCTCGGAGGGGTGCAGTAAGGAG GTGATTGAGGCACTGGGGCAGGCCATCTCCCGGACACCTGGCTGCGTGCTGCTGGATGTGGACGCTGGTGCCTCCACCAACCGTACTGTCTACACCTTCGTGGGGACCCCCGAAGCTGTCGTTGAAGGGGCGCTGAGCGCAGCCCGTGTGGCCGGGCAGCTCatcgacatgagccagcataCAG GTGAACATCCTCGCATGGGGGCCCTGGACGTCTGCCCCTTTGTGCCAGTGATGAACGTCAGCATGGAGGAGTGCGTTGCTTGTGCTCACGTCTTTGGGCAGCGCTTGTCAGAAGAGCTGGGGGTGCCTG TGTACCTGTACGGAGAGGCGGCCcgagaggagagcaggagaacCCTACCTGCCATCCGTGCCGGGGAGTACGAGGCACTCCCCGAGAAA ctcacaAAACCCGAGTGGGCTCCTGATTTCGGGCCCCCAACCTTTGTCCCCCGGTGGGGGGCCACAGTGACGGGGGCCCGGACCTTCCTCATCGCGTACAACATAAACCTGCTGTGCACCAAGGAACTGGCACACCGCATCGCCCTCAACATCCGCGAGCAGGGTCGCGGCTCCAACCAG CCTGGACGCTTGAAGAAGGTGCAGGGCATCGGCTGGTATTTGGAGGAGGAGAACATCGCCCAGGTTTCCACGAACCTGCTGGACTTTGAGACTACGCCACTCCATGCCGTCTACGAGGAGGTCTGCCGTGACGCAGAG GCACTGAATCTCCCTGTGGTGGGATCCCAGCTGGTAGGGCTTGTCCCAAAGAAGGCCATGCTAGACACAGCTGAGTTTTAcatcaagaaggaaaaactcTTCATCCTGGAGGAGGAGCACAAGATCAAGCTG GTGGTCAGCCGGCTGGGCCTGGACTCCCTGTCTCCATTCAACCCCCGGGAGCGCATCATCGA GTACCTGGTGCAGGCAGGAGAGGACAACAGGGGGCTGGTGGCAAAGCCGCTGGGAGCCTTCGTGCGAGCAGTCGGCGGGAGGAcggcagcaccaggaggaggCTCGGTGGCCGCAGCTGCGGCCGCTCTG ggagcagccctgggctgcaTGGTGGGGCTGATGAGCTACGGGAAGCGGCAGTTTGAGGAGCTGGATCCCATCATGAGGAAGCTGATCCCTCCCTTCCACCAGGCCATGGATGAGCTAGTGGCGATGGTGGATGCCGACTCCCAGGCCTTCAGCAGCTACATG GAAGCTATGAAGCTGCCAAAAAACACCCCTGAAGAGAGGGAAAG GCGTGGGGCTGCCATGCAGCAGGGGCTGAAGACAGCTGTGAAAGTGCCCTGTACCTTGGCAGAGAAGGTGAACAGGCTCTGGCCCCCACTGAAGGAGCTGGCACACCATTGCAACCTGGCCTGCAAATCCGACATCCAG GTGGGAGCCAAAATGTTGGAAGCTGCTGTGTTTGGAGCCTATTTCAATGTCATGATCAACCTCAAAGACATAACGGATGAGAAGTTCAAGCTTGCC ATGTCGCAGAAGGTCTccgggctgctggaggaggcaaAGCAAGGCTTGGCACTTGTGCTGGCGCTGCTGGAGAAGCGGGTGGCCTGA
- the FTCD gene encoding formimidoyltransferase-cyclodeaminase isoform X2 → MQLMRNPGAGQRQPAGCWERCCFPAGLQQPEKPTHLRSRAWGHGVQADPRTMAKMVECVPNFSEGCSKEVIEALGQAISRTPGCVLLDVDAGASTNRTVYTFVGTPEAVVEGALSAARVAGQLIDMSQHTGEHPRMGALDVCPFVPVMNVSMEECVACAHVFGQRLSEELGVPVYLYGEAAREESRRTLPAIRAGEYEALPEKLTKPEWAPDFGPPTFVPRWGATVTGARTFLIAYNINLLCTKELAHRIALNIREQGRGSNQPGRLKKVQGIGWYLEEENIAQVSTNLLDFETTPLHAVYEEVCRDAEVLNLPVVGSQLVGLVPKKAMLDTAEFYIKKEKLFILEEEHKIKLVVSRLGLDSLSPFNPRERIIEYLVQAGEDNRGLVAKPLGAFVRAVGGRTAAPGGGSVAAAAAALGAALGCMVGLMSYGKRQFEELDPIMRKLIPPFHQAMDELVAMVDADSQAFSSYMEAMKLPKNTPEERERRGAAMQQGLKTAVKVPCTLAEKVNRLWPPLKELAHHCNLACKSDIQVGAKMLEAAVFGAYFNVMINLKDITDEKFKLAMSQKVSGLLEEAKQGLALVLALLEKRVA, encoded by the exons ATGCAGTTAATGAGAAACCCTGGTGCTGGGCAGAGGCAAccggctgggtgctgggaacgctgctgcttcccagcaggaCTGCAACAGCCGGAAAAACCCACACATTTGAGGAGCCGAGCCTGGGGCCACGGGGTTCAGGCAGACCCGAGGACCATGGCCAAGATGGTGGAGTGCGTCCCCAACTTCTCGGAGGGGTGCAGTAAGGAG GTGATTGAGGCACTGGGGCAGGCCATCTCCCGGACACCTGGCTGCGTGCTGCTGGATGTGGACGCTGGTGCCTCCACCAACCGTACTGTCTACACCTTCGTGGGGACCCCCGAAGCTGTCGTTGAAGGGGCGCTGAGCGCAGCCCGTGTGGCCGGGCAGCTCatcgacatgagccagcataCAG GTGAACATCCTCGCATGGGGGCCCTGGACGTCTGCCCCTTTGTGCCAGTGATGAACGTCAGCATGGAGGAGTGCGTTGCTTGTGCTCACGTCTTTGGGCAGCGCTTGTCAGAAGAGCTGGGGGTGCCTG TGTACCTGTACGGAGAGGCGGCCcgagaggagagcaggagaacCCTACCTGCCATCCGTGCCGGGGAGTACGAGGCACTCCCCGAGAAA ctcacaAAACCCGAGTGGGCTCCTGATTTCGGGCCCCCAACCTTTGTCCCCCGGTGGGGGGCCACAGTGACGGGGGCCCGGACCTTCCTCATCGCGTACAACATAAACCTGCTGTGCACCAAGGAACTGGCACACCGCATCGCCCTCAACATCCGCGAGCAGGGTCGCGGCTCCAACCAG CCTGGACGCTTGAAGAAGGTGCAGGGCATCGGCTGGTATTTGGAGGAGGAGAACATCGCCCAGGTTTCCACGAACCTGCTGGACTTTGAGACTACGCCACTCCATGCCGTCTACGAGGAGGTCTGCCGTGACGCAGAGGTG CTGAATCTCCCTGTGGTGGGATCCCAGCTGGTAGGGCTTGTCCCAAAGAAGGCCATGCTAGACACAGCTGAGTTTTAcatcaagaaggaaaaactcTTCATCCTGGAGGAGGAGCACAAGATCAAGCTG GTGGTCAGCCGGCTGGGCCTGGACTCCCTGTCTCCATTCAACCCCCGGGAGCGCATCATCGA GTACCTGGTGCAGGCAGGAGAGGACAACAGGGGGCTGGTGGCAAAGCCGCTGGGAGCCTTCGTGCGAGCAGTCGGCGGGAGGAcggcagcaccaggaggaggCTCGGTGGCCGCAGCTGCGGCCGCTCTG ggagcagccctgggctgcaTGGTGGGGCTGATGAGCTACGGGAAGCGGCAGTTTGAGGAGCTGGATCCCATCATGAGGAAGCTGATCCCTCCCTTCCACCAGGCCATGGATGAGCTAGTGGCGATGGTGGATGCCGACTCCCAGGCCTTCAGCAGCTACATG GAAGCTATGAAGCTGCCAAAAAACACCCCTGAAGAGAGGGAAAG GCGTGGGGCTGCCATGCAGCAGGGGCTGAAGACAGCTGTGAAAGTGCCCTGTACCTTGGCAGAGAAGGTGAACAGGCTCTGGCCCCCACTGAAGGAGCTGGCACACCATTGCAACCTGGCCTGCAAATCCGACATCCAG GTGGGAGCCAAAATGTTGGAAGCTGCTGTGTTTGGAGCCTATTTCAATGTCATGATCAACCTCAAAGACATAACGGATGAGAAGTTCAAGCTTGCC ATGTCGCAGAAGGTCTccgggctgctggaggaggcaaAGCAAGGCTTGGCACTTGTGCTGGCGCTGCTGGAGAAGCGGGTGGCCTGA